One Keratinibaculum paraultunense genomic window carries:
- a CDS encoding ATP-grasp domain-containing protein produces MANKVKEIAVKVFKVLNCYGLARVDIFVTDDNDVLVNEINTMPGFTPLSMTPVLWEATNGTTYAELIEWLINLAFERYQQKKAILYTRSVEE; encoded by the coding sequence GTGGCAAATAAGGTAAAGGAAATAGCAGTTAAAGTATTCAAGGTGCTAAATTGTTATGGTCTTGCTAGAGTAGATATATTTGTTACTGATGATAATGATGTATTGGTCAATGAAATAAATACCATGCCAGGATTTACCCCACTAAGTATGACACCAGTTCTATGGGAAGCCACCAATGGTACTACCTATGCTGAGTTAATCGAATGGCTAATAAATTTAGCCTTTGAAAGATATCAACAAAAAAAAGCTATACTATATACGAGGAGCGTTGAAGAATGA
- a CDS encoding HutP family protein, producing the protein MNSSSIEVAKAAIKLAVSTREEERIIIDELKKEGIKSCAVDVGGDLINSIPTIIERALVASKKTGIIKDIHVHEGAVAGAAKDAISQLNSKALGLNFGGKLGIARSGEHIVVCLFISIGLLHLNDLAIAIGHRSIPIVE; encoded by the coding sequence ATGAACAGTAGTAGTATAGAAGTTGCAAAGGCAGCTATTAAGTTGGCAGTATCCACTAGGGAAGAGGAGAGGATAATAATAGATGAATTGAAAAAAGAAGGCATCAAATCTTGTGCAGTTGATGTGGGTGGGGATCTAATCAATTCTATACCTACTATTATAGAAAGGGCTTTGGTAGCATCAAAGAAGACTGGGATTATAAAGGATATTCATGTCCATGAAGGAGCAGTAGCAGGGGCAGCTAAGGATGCTATAAGCCAATTAAATTCTAAAGCATTAGGTCTTAATTTTGGTGGGAAATTAGGTATAGCTAGATCAGGAGAACATATAGTGGTATGCCTATTTATAAGTATAGGACTACTTCATCTAAACGATTTAGCCATAGCAATAGGACATAGATCTATTCCAATTGTAGAATAG
- a CDS encoding Mur ligase family protein — MASLLNTKYKTQKTLGNLNNHIGTPLTILNLDEDTEMTVIEMGTDNFGQISLLTSIVKPDVAMITNIGEAHLEGLKTKENIAKAKLEILEGLNKEGIFIYYGDDLILSKIIKEININQRILTYGIEKTNDYRCELNMVDENGISFKLKSPYEQDYFLPMLGSHNMLNATGAIAIARYFNIPMSLSKKVYTMWRKLV, encoded by the coding sequence TTGGCTAGCCTATTAAATACTAAATATAAAACTCAAAAAACCCTTGGGAACCTAAATAATCATATAGGTACACCCCTTACTATTTTAAATCTAGATGAGGATACTGAAATGACCGTTATTGAAATGGGTACCGACAATTTTGGACAGATATCTCTATTGACCTCTATAGTTAAACCCGATGTAGCCATGATAACTAACATTGGCGAAGCTCATCTAGAGGGATTGAAGACTAAAGAAAATATAGCAAAAGCAAAATTGGAAATTCTAGAAGGTTTAAATAAAGAAGGAATATTTATATACTATGGAGATGATCTAATACTTAGTAAAATAATTAAAGAAATCAATATCAATCAAAGGATATTGACCTATGGTATAGAAAAAACTAATGATTATCGCTGCGAATTAAATATGGTAGATGAAAATGGTATATCCTTTAAGTTAAAATCTCCTTATGAACAGGATTACTTTTTACCAATGCTAGGAAGTCACAATATGCTAAATGCAACAGGAGCCATTGCAATAGCTAGGTATTTTAATATACCAATGAGTCTATCCAAGAAGGTCTATACCATGTGGAGAAAACTGGTATGA
- a CDS encoding ABC transporter substrate-binding protein, giving the protein MVGKKHLTSLSKCLGFILLLIISISLSGCSSQEQEIFSIGISQIVENPVLDLAREGFIDALKEKGYEDGKNIKIDTQFAQGDIALTTTIAQNFVSQKKDLIFAISTPSAQSAFQSTKEIPILFTAVTDPVSAGLMGNLDLPEGNITGTTDLVPIEKQLKLGKKIFPGSKKVGVPYNTSEVNSQVQVELAKEAAKLEDLEIVEIPVTNSSEIEPALRAKIDEVDFLFLPSDNLIASSMSIITKVALDNNIGAIGVDEPMVKNGALACEGLDYYKLGYETGLMAVDIINGKNIKEIPPSKPKDTQLTINQYIVNNLGVELPKDILDEAIIVEGEK; this is encoded by the coding sequence ATGGTAGGAAAAAAACACCTTACCAGTCTAAGTAAATGCTTAGGCTTTATTTTGTTATTGATTATTAGCATATCTTTAAGTGGTTGTTCATCTCAAGAACAAGAAATATTTTCCATAGGTATTAGTCAAATTGTTGAAAATCCTGTACTAGATTTAGCACGGGAAGGATTTATTGATGCTTTAAAAGAAAAAGGTTACGAAGATGGGAAAAATATAAAAATAGATACTCAATTTGCCCAAGGGGATATAGCTTTGACTACTACTATAGCCCAAAACTTCGTATCTCAAAAAAAGGATTTAATATTTGCCATATCTACCCCATCAGCTCAGTCGGCTTTTCAATCTACTAAAGAAATTCCTATACTATTTACAGCAGTAACTGATCCTGTATCAGCAGGACTAATGGGAAATTTGGATTTGCCAGAAGGAAATATAACAGGGACTACTGATTTGGTTCCTATAGAGAAGCAATTGAAGTTAGGTAAAAAGATATTTCCTGGTTCGAAGAAAGTAGGAGTGCCTTATAATACCAGTGAAGTAAACTCTCAAGTACAAGTAGAATTAGCAAAAGAAGCAGCTAAATTAGAAGATCTTGAAATAGTGGAAATACCTGTGACTAATTCTTCTGAGATAGAGCCGGCTCTTAGGGCTAAAATTGATGAAGTTGATTTTTTATTTCTTCCTTCAGATAATTTAATTGCTTCTAGTATGTCTATAATTACCAAAGTAGCTTTAGATAACAATATAGGAGCTATTGGTGTAGATGAACCTATGGTTAAAAATGGAGCTTTAGCCTGTGAAGGATTAGATTATTACAAATTAGGATATGAAACGGGTCTTATGGCTGTAGATATAATTAATGGGAAGAATATAAAAGAGATTCCCCCTTCTAAACCAAAGGATACTCAGCTTACAATAAACCAATATATAGTAAATAATTTGGGAGTAGAGCTTCCAAAGGATATATTAGATGAAGCTATAATAGTAGAGGGGGAAAAATAA
- a CDS encoding MFS transporter produces the protein MEKSCFSYDEELIKYNTKINIICGICATVALNLVNPYFAKFAERLGATDYQIGLLTSLPHFVSIFAFIPGAILIESSNNKKQVTGTIMLIHKFFYLLLAAVPFFYNLNRANLFVILVGLMNLPGSIGTMGYQSSIGDVFLPRERGLAMGLRNRYATIFSMIVTFISGMLLTKIPKNNDETIFLYQIFFVIAFVVSLGEVIAYFKFKGIKKDRNNHHKYIDSLKETLKQIPKEKDFIIFTLCSLFFNIGWMGAQPLFNIYSIKVLKANEIHLSALSIASSISSVIAYTKWAKFADKKGNSFALSIAIFGMGITPILYALSSTIKQLVLFNIIIGISVAGTTLILFNQLLEVTPKENRTIYIAIYNTFIAVISAIAPMMGIALKEATNIKISLVIIGLLRITASIFFFLKDKHRVA, from the coding sequence ATGGAAAAGAGTTGTTTTTCTTATGACGAAGAACTTATTAAATATAATACTAAAATAAACATTATATGTGGTATTTGTGCTACTGTAGCATTAAATTTAGTTAATCCATACTTTGCAAAATTTGCTGAACGATTAGGAGCTACTGATTATCAAATAGGTCTTCTTACTTCTCTACCCCATTTTGTAAGTATATTTGCTTTTATACCAGGAGCAATACTTATAGAAAGTAGTAACAATAAAAAACAAGTAACTGGAACTATAATGTTAATACATAAATTTTTTTATTTATTACTTGCTGCAGTCCCATTTTTTTATAATCTCAATCGTGCCAACTTGTTTGTTATATTAGTAGGACTTATGAACTTACCTGGTTCAATTGGAACCATGGGATATCAATCAAGCATTGGGGATGTATTCCTTCCTAGAGAAAGAGGATTAGCCATGGGTCTTAGAAATAGATATGCAACTATATTTAGTATGATAGTTACTTTTATATCGGGAATGTTACTCACAAAAATACCTAAAAACAACGATGAAACTATATTTTTATATCAAATATTTTTCGTTATAGCCTTTGTAGTATCTTTGGGAGAAGTAATAGCTTATTTTAAATTTAAAGGCATAAAAAAAGATAGAAATAACCATCATAAGTATATTGACTCTTTAAAAGAAACCCTTAAACAAATTCCAAAAGAAAAAGATTTTATAATTTTTACCCTTTGTTCCCTATTTTTTAATATAGGATGGATGGGAGCCCAGCCATTATTTAATATATATTCTATTAAAGTACTAAAGGCAAATGAAATCCACCTAAGTGCTCTTTCTATTGCAAGTAGTATTTCTTCTGTAATCGCTTATACTAAATGGGCTAAATTTGCCGATAAAAAAGGAAATAGCTTTGCACTAAGTATAGCTATATTTGGAATGGGAATCACTCCAATATTATACGCACTATCCAGCACCATAAAACAACTTGTATTATTTAATATAATAATAGGCATTTCTGTAGCAGGTACTACTTTAATTTTATTTAATCAATTACTAGAAGTAACTCCTAAAGAAAATAGAACAATCTATATTGCCATATATAATACATTTATTGCAGTAATCTCTGCCATAGCTCCAATGATGGGAATAGCTTTAAAAGAAGCTACTAATATAAAAATTTCATTAGTGATAATTGGTTTACTTAGAATTACCGCAAGTATATTTTTCTTCTTAAAGGACAAGCATAGGGTAGCATAG
- the recQ gene encoding DNA helicase RecQ, whose translation MDIKHALKTYFGYDEFKKGQQKLIEETLKGRDVLGVMPTGGGKSLCYQLPAILFDGVTLVISPLISLMKDQVDSLEEIGIEGTYINSTLDQKEQYHRIEDVKNGKYKIVYVAPERLNTYQFLNLVKDIDISMVAVDEAHCISQWGHDFRPSYLEIPRFINSLNKRPVVSAYTATATKEIVDEINRLIGLRNPLISVVGFDRPNLFYQVVKARDKFTYLIEYLENNFQQESGIIYCATRKTVESLTRRLQDKNISAVAYHGGMPDDIRHRNQEDFIHNRTRIIVATNAFGLGIDKPDIRFVIHYNMPKNMEAYYQEAGRAGRDGKPSDCILLYSPGDIVKQKYLIQNSTYSPERELMLYENLQYLVDYCNTNDCLRNNILSYFGEEIEDEKCNNCGNCLSQSEMVDITIEAQKILSCIYRVREKYGVTMITQILRGSKSKRILELGLDNLSTYGIMREYTEPALKEIIMTLVSMDYIHMTADKYPVLKLTSASIQVLKGEVKVFHKKDLLEAKQIIKKRTLDLDYIDENYDEELFEELREYRYRLAQQKGVAPFIIFHDSTLKEMATYFPQDKEQFLNIKGVGIKKYENYGEYFINIIKDYVDINKIDTSNIKRVEIEKQIKEGSKDRYDLTYEYYLEGLSLEEIAKKRDFTIDTIIKHLEKCEKRGDRIDWSRFIDDPNKEKKILWAIDEIGLDRLKPIKDVLPEYISYGDIKIVIIKNKLK comes from the coding sequence ATGGATATTAAGCATGCATTGAAGACCTATTTTGGGTATGATGAATTTAAGAAAGGACAACAAAAATTAATAGAAGAAACTTTAAAAGGAAGAGATGTTTTAGGGGTAATGCCTACTGGTGGTGGCAAGTCCCTTTGTTATCAATTGCCTGCTATTTTATTCGATGGGGTAACCCTAGTCATCTCTCCCCTAATATCCTTGATGAAAGATCAAGTGGATTCACTAGAGGAAATAGGTATAGAGGGGACTTATATAAATAGTACTTTAGACCAGAAAGAGCAGTATCATAGAATAGAGGATGTTAAAAATGGAAAGTACAAAATAGTATATGTGGCACCAGAGAGATTGAATACATATCAATTTCTAAATTTGGTAAAGGATATAGATATTTCCATGGTTGCTGTAGATGAAGCTCACTGTATAAGCCAATGGGGGCATGATTTTAGACCTAGTTATCTTGAGATACCTAGATTTATTAATAGCTTAAACAAAAGGCCTGTGGTATCAGCCTATACTGCTACTGCTACCAAAGAAATAGTAGATGAGATAAATAGATTAATAGGATTAAGAAATCCATTGATATCCGTGGTGGGATTTGATAGACCTAATTTGTTTTATCAAGTAGTGAAGGCTAGGGATAAATTTACCTACTTAATTGAGTATTTAGAGAATAATTTTCAACAGGAGTCTGGAATAATATACTGTGCTACTAGGAAGACCGTAGAATCTTTGACTAGAAGATTGCAGGATAAGAATATATCGGCTGTAGCTTATCATGGTGGAATGCCAGATGATATACGACATAGGAATCAAGAGGACTTTATACATAATCGAACTAGAATAATTGTAGCTACTAATGCATTTGGTCTAGGTATAGACAAGCCAGATATTAGATTTGTTATTCATTATAATATGCCTAAAAATATGGAGGCTTATTATCAAGAGGCAGGGAGAGCAGGAAGGGATGGAAAGCCTAGCGATTGTATACTTCTCTATTCCCCAGGGGATATAGTTAAACAAAAGTATTTAATTCAAAATAGTACCTATTCTCCAGAAAGGGAGCTTATGTTGTATGAAAACCTTCAGTATTTAGTAGATTATTGTAATACTAATGATTGCCTACGGAATAATATATTGAGTTATTTTGGGGAAGAAATAGAAGATGAAAAATGTAATAATTGTGGAAATTGTTTGAGTCAATCAGAAATGGTAGATATTACAATAGAAGCTCAGAAGATTCTCTCTTGTATATATAGGGTTCGAGAAAAATATGGAGTAACAATGATAACTCAAATATTAAGGGGATCTAAAAGTAAGAGGATATTAGAATTAGGTTTAGATAATTTATCTACTTATGGGATTATGAGAGAGTATACTGAACCTGCTTTGAAAGAAATAATTATGACTTTAGTATCCATGGACTACATTCACATGACAGCGGACAAGTATCCGGTTTTAAAATTAACTTCAGCTTCTATTCAAGTATTAAAAGGAGAGGTAAAGGTATTTCATAAAAAGGATCTTCTAGAAGCAAAACAAATTATCAAAAAAAGAACTTTGGATTTAGATTACATAGATGAAAATTATGATGAGGAATTGTTTGAGGAGTTGAGGGAGTATAGATATAGATTGGCTCAACAAAAAGGTGTAGCTCCATTTATAATATTTCATGACTCAACTTTAAAGGAGATGGCTACCTACTTTCCTCAAGATAAAGAGCAGTTTTTAAATATTAAAGGTGTAGGTATAAAAAAATATGAAAACTATGGAGAATATTTTATCAATATCATAAAAGATTATGTGGATATAAATAAAATAGATACCTCTAATATCAAAAGGGTAGAGATAGAAAAACAAATAAAAGAAGGATCCAAGGATAGATATGATTTAACTTATGAGTACTATCTAGAAGGTTTGTCCCTAGAGGAGATTGCTAAAAAGAGAGATTTTACTATAGATACTATAATTAAGCATTTAGAAAAGTGTGAAAAAAGGGGTGATAGGATAGATTGGTCTAGATTTATAGATGATCCTAATAAAGAGAAAAAGATACTATGGGCTATAGATGAAATAGGATTAGATAGATTAAAACCCATAAAAGATGTTCTTCCTGAATACATAAGTTATGGAGATATTAAAATAGTCATTATAAAAAATAAACTAAAATAA
- a CDS encoding D-alanine--D-alanine ligase, protein MKTNVYILYGGKSVEHEVSLKSASAILNALDRNKFNVYPVYITKEGIWCSLGLLEEKIKDISQIQVKPTTTVAKSIGEFLANDFKEGEENIIFPAIHGINGEDGTIQGLLELIDVPYVGNEVLSSAIGMDKVIMRDIFAKHNIPQTKYTSFRFHSWKDNEEKCYKQVEEKIGYPCYIKPANSGSSVGISKAENRKELKNSFQEAFLYDCKIIVEKEVIGREMQTSVIGNDYPKASISGEFIMERPFFDYNAKYIDGSITPVVPA, encoded by the coding sequence ATGAAAACTAATGTTTATATACTTTATGGAGGAAAATCAGTAGAACACGAGGTGTCATTAAAATCTGCATCAGCAATATTAAATGCTTTAGATAGAAATAAATTTAATGTTTATCCCGTATATATTACAAAAGAAGGTATATGGTGTAGTTTAGGATTATTGGAAGAAAAAATAAAAGATATAAGTCAGATACAAGTAAAACCCACCACTACTGTAGCTAAATCCATAGGAGAATTCTTAGCAAATGATTTTAAAGAAGGTGAAGAAAACATCATATTTCCTGCTATTCATGGAATTAATGGAGAAGATGGTACTATACAAGGTCTCTTAGAATTAATTGACGTTCCTTATGTAGGAAATGAAGTACTATCCTCTGCAATAGGGATGGACAAAGTAATAATGAGGGATATTTTTGCCAAACATAATATACCTCAAACAAAATATACCTCCTTTAGATTCCATAGTTGGAAAGATAATGAAGAAAAATGCTACAAACAAGTGGAAGAAAAGATTGGCTATCCTTGCTATATTAAACCTGCCAATTCTGGTTCTAGTGTTGGAATATCCAAAGCTGAAAATAGGAAAGAACTTAAAAATTCCTTCCAAGAAGCTTTTCTATATGATTGTAAAATAATAGTAGAAAAAGAAGTGATAGGCAGAGAAATGCAAACCTCTGTTATAGGAAATGATTATCCCAAGGCTTCTATATCAGGAGAATTCATCATGGAAAGACCTTTCTTCGATTATAACGCTAAATACATAGATGGTTCTATAACTCCTGTAGTCCCTGCCTAA
- a CDS encoding glutamate ligase domain-containing protein, which translates to MRNELVFAEGFTILNDSYKSNPSSLLAALDTLYSMKQYEQKIAVIGDMLGLGDEEIKMHEEIGEKINPKEI; encoded by the coding sequence ATGAGAAATGAACTAGTATTTGCAGAAGGATTTACCATATTAAACGATTCTTATAAATCTAACCCCTCTAGCCTATTAGCTGCACTGGACACTCTATATAGTATGAAACAATATGAACAAAAGATAGCCGTAATCGGTGACATGCTTGGGCTTGGAGATGAAGAAATTAAAATGCATGAAGAAATTGGGGAAAAAATAAATCCTAAAGAGATATAA
- a CDS encoding Mur ligase domain-containing protein — MIRRKLKEIEKMAKGFNLAEEYEEIYIEGISTDSRSIKKGQLFITLIGENFNGHNFLEKAIENGAIATLWAKSEPIPPLDFPIIARCRILQLA, encoded by the coding sequence ATGATAAGGCGTAAATTAAAAGAAATAGAAAAAATGGCTAAAGGCTTTAATTTAGCAGAAGAATATGAGGAAATCTATATTGAAGGAATATCTACAGATTCTAGAAGTATAAAAAAAGGGCAACTTTTTATCACATTAATCGGAGAAAACTTTAATGGACATAATTTTTTAGAAAAAGCAATAGAAAACGGAGCTATTGCTACTTTATGGGCAAAAAGTGAACCAATACCCCCTTTAGATTTTCCTATAATAGCTCGTTGCAGAATTCTACAACTCGCATAA
- a CDS encoding insulinase family protein produces MNFQVGKKYYGFNLKEEYEIKEIQSIARIFTHEKSGAKLLHLENNDDNKVFSVGFRTPPPNSTGVPHIIEHSVLSGSRKYRTKEPFMDMVKGSLQTFINAITFSDKTLYPVASRNDKDFFNLMDVYLDAVFYPRIYEEPKIFMQEGWHYEIFNKEDPIVYKGVVYNEMKGAYSSPETILDEEISKSLYPDTCYKYSSGGNPDVIPELTYEEFLDFHKRFYHPSNSYIYVYGNGNIEKYLEHIDKDYLSNFNKKDIDSHIDAQKPFQKRKEILAYYPILKDEDDKNRSYLSLNFVLGENTNPETYLMTDILRLMLIELEGAPIKKALLQDNIGEDVFSINVGGIQPGFGIVAKNTSSNKKEKFENIVFDTLKKLVEKGIDKKLIEASINIVEYNLREAGNFPTKGLLYNIQSMDSWLYDGSPTAHLQYEDTINKLRKNIDTGYFEKFIEERLIKNPHSSMVIVEPKKGLQEEKDRALKEKLAKFKKSLSDKEIEDLIKQNKELKKMQLSDDTPEAKATIPKLSLSDVDKKAEIIPQEIIKFKDITLLSHNIFTSKVSYVDFYFDTSVVEENLIPYISLLAGILGKIDTQVRDYSELENDIYIHTGGINFGANIYIENDNNEIFYPKFIVSGKAVGNNINKMMELINEILTQSKIEDTNRIKELIQQIKSRIEMSIFNMGNIFTSLRVNSYFSPSMKYAEKLKGLDYYWFISHIIEEFDNNSQDILDNLNKVYNDIFNANNLIISFTGDKEDLDLTKKSLPIVINNLDKENLTSKNFDFIEQKLNEGILSSANVQYVSKGYNFKKLGYEYSGNMNVLATILNGDYLHNRIRAQGGAYGAGITIDRTGHLTTYSYRDPNLKESIDAYDNMGEYIRNLDIDESELSNYIIGTISRLDPAMTPHGKGQLATSRYISHITQEDIQKTRDEVLNTKLENIKAYASLLEDTMKENYLCVLGNEYKIKENKDLFNKLVKLKK; encoded by the coding sequence ATGAACTTTCAAGTAGGTAAAAAATATTACGGATTTAATCTAAAAGAAGAATATGAAATAAAAGAAATTCAATCCATTGCACGAATTTTTACTCATGAAAAATCTGGTGCAAAACTATTACACTTAGAAAACAATGATGATAACAAAGTGTTTTCCGTAGGTTTTAGAACTCCACCCCCAAATAGTACAGGAGTTCCTCATATAATAGAACACAGTGTTCTATCAGGCTCTAGAAAATATAGGACTAAAGAGCCTTTCATGGATATGGTAAAAGGTTCCTTACAAACATTTATAAATGCCATTACTTTTAGCGATAAAACTCTATATCCAGTAGCAAGTAGAAATGACAAAGATTTTTTTAATTTGATGGATGTATATTTAGATGCTGTATTTTATCCAAGAATATATGAAGAACCTAAAATATTTATGCAAGAAGGATGGCATTATGAAATATTTAACAAAGAAGATCCTATAGTATATAAAGGAGTCGTGTATAATGAAATGAAAGGAGCTTACTCATCTCCAGAAACAATTTTAGATGAAGAAATTAGTAAATCCCTTTATCCAGATACTTGCTATAAATATTCATCTGGAGGAAATCCAGATGTGATACCAGAACTTACTTATGAGGAATTTTTAGATTTTCATAAACGATTTTATCATCCATCAAATAGTTATATATATGTATATGGCAATGGAAATATTGAAAAATATTTAGAACATATTGATAAAGATTATCTATCTAATTTTAATAAAAAAGATATAGATTCCCATATAGATGCACAAAAACCCTTCCAAAAGAGGAAAGAAATATTAGCATATTATCCAATTTTAAAAGATGAAGATGATAAAAATCGCTCTTACTTAAGCTTAAATTTTGTTTTAGGTGAAAATACCAACCCAGAAACTTATTTAATGACTGATATACTACGTTTAATGTTAATTGAATTAGAAGGAGCACCAATAAAAAAAGCTCTACTTCAAGATAATATTGGAGAAGATGTCTTTTCCATAAATGTAGGAGGAATACAACCTGGCTTTGGTATAGTGGCTAAAAATACTTCCTCAAATAAAAAAGAAAAATTTGAAAACATAGTTTTTGATACTCTAAAAAAACTAGTCGAAAAAGGAATTGATAAAAAATTAATAGAAGCTTCTATCAACATTGTAGAATATAATTTACGAGAAGCTGGCAATTTCCCAACAAAAGGATTGTTATATAATATACAATCTATGGATAGTTGGTTATATGATGGTAGTCCAACTGCTCATCTTCAATATGAAGATACTATAAACAAACTAAGAAAAAACATAGACACAGGATATTTTGAAAAATTTATTGAAGAACGTTTAATCAAAAATCCCCACAGTTCTATGGTCATTGTAGAACCTAAAAAAGGTCTACAAGAAGAAAAGGATAGGGCATTAAAAGAAAAATTGGCTAAATTTAAGAAATCTCTTAGCGATAAAGAAATTGAAGATTTAATAAAACAAAATAAAGAACTTAAAAAAATGCAGCTATCAGATGATACTCCTGAAGCTAAAGCAACTATACCTAAGTTATCTTTATCCGATGTAGATAAAAAAGCAGAAATAATTCCACAAGAAATAATAAAATTTAAAGATATTACTCTTCTTTCTCACAATATATTTACCAGTAAAGTATCTTATGTAGACTTTTACTTTGATACTTCCGTAGTAGAAGAAAATTTGATTCCATATATAAGCTTGTTAGCAGGGATCTTAGGGAAAATAGATACTCAAGTTAGAGATTACTCAGAACTTGAAAATGACATATATATACATACAGGTGGAATAAATTTTGGTGCCAATATTTATATAGAAAATGATAATAATGAAATATTCTATCCCAAATTTATAGTAAGTGGCAAAGCTGTGGGAAATAATATCAATAAAATGATGGAATTGATAAATGAAATACTCACTCAATCTAAGATTGAAGATACAAATCGAATCAAAGAACTAATACAACAAATTAAGTCTAGAATAGAAATGAGTATATTCAATATGGGAAATATTTTTACTTCTTTAAGGGTAAATTCTTATTTTTCACCTTCAATGAAATATGCAGAAAAACTTAAAGGTTTAGATTATTACTGGTTCATATCTCATATTATTGAAGAATTTGATAATAATAGTCAGGATATTTTAGATAATTTAAACAAGGTATATAATGATATATTCAATGCAAACAATTTAATTATAAGCTTTACAGGAGATAAGGAAGATTTAGATTTAACGAAAAAAAGCCTTCCAATAGTTATCAACAATCTAGATAAAGAAAATTTAACCTCTAAAAATTTTGATTTTATTGAACAAAAATTAAATGAAGGTATATTATCTTCCGCTAATGTTCAATACGTATCTAAAGGATACAATTTTAAAAAACTTGGATATGAATACAGTGGAAATATGAATGTATTAGCTACCATTCTTAATGGAGATTATCTTCATAATAGAATTAGAGCCCAAGGCGGTGCCTATGGAGCAGGCATAACAATAGATAGAACTGGTCATCTAACTACTTACTCTTATAGAGATCCAAATTTAAAAGAAAGTATAGATGCCTATGACAATATGGGAGAATATATAAGAAACCTAGATATAGATGAATCAGAACTAAGTAACTATATTATAGGGACTATAAGCCGTCTAGATCCTGCAATGACTCCTCATGGTAAAGGACAATTAGCTACCAGTAGGTATATTTCCCATATAACTCAAGAAGATATACAAAAAACTAGAGATGAAGTACTAAATACAAAACTAGAAAATATTAAGGCTTATGCTTCACTCCTAGAAGATACAATGAAAGAAAACTACTTATGCGTATTGGGTAATGAGTACAAAATTAAAGAAAATAAAGATCTGTTCAATAAGCTTGTAAAGTTAAAGAAATAA